From the Jilunia laotingensis genome, the window GGCTTTGTCGATCAAGCGGATTCCCTTTTCTTCAGCTTCTGCCAATGCATTGGCTACACCGTCTTCCATGGCGAATGCAACGTGATGAACGCCGGCACCTTTGTTTTCAATAAATTTGGCAATAGTACTTTCGGGAGAGGTTGGTTCCAATAATTCGATTTTGGTGTCACCTACTTTTAGAAAAGCTGTTCTTACTTTCTGGTCTTCTACTGTTTCGATGTTGTAACATTTCAGACCTAATACATTCTCATAATAAGGAAGGGCTTCCTCGATGCTCTTTACAGCGATGCCCAGGTGTTCGATGTGTGAAATCTTCATAACTGTATTTTTTATATTGGATTAATTAAACTTCGGTTCAAATAAACCAGCACAAAGAAAGTCAATTCTTTATTAATAAAGAAATATTTCAGCATTTAATTTCAAAAGTCAATTAACAACCGGACGTTAATTTGACGAGATGTAAGGTAATTAGGTACTGCGAACTGGTTATTGTATACATCCGTCACCCAATAATAGGAGTTGACGTTGCTAATATTTAGCAAATTGAAAACATCAAGTCCCAACCATATGCTACGAATATTACGTCCGAAGCCGGTTCGGTGCTTGTCTGTATTATCAATAATTACACGGGACATACCGATGTCCACACGTTTATAAGCCGGAGTGCGGAACACGGCTTCTTCACGTCCGCTATGAGGGGGGCCGAAGGGGAAACCACCGGCAAG encodes:
- the mce gene encoding methylmalonyl-CoA epimerase; its protein translation is MKISHIEHLGIAVKSIEEALPYYENVLGLKCYNIETVEDQKVRTAFLKVGDTKIELLEPTSPESTIAKFIENKGAGVHHVAFAMEDGVANALAEAEEKGIRLIDKAPRKGAEGLNIAFLHPKSTLGVLTELCEH